From a single Lolium rigidum isolate FL_2022 chromosome 7, APGP_CSIRO_Lrig_0.1, whole genome shotgun sequence genomic region:
- the LOC124671841 gene encoding F-box protein SKIP14-like: MALNYHPSCSFLASDDWSAAMMRGCGCWSEEASPLSSIGVNSLWWDDFEDLDPVDLLPTDPFGMNFETTLTAALATCSDLTNLLNQALALTVDPLRGGGVACGGPSVAASAQSQRLPPLAEPIASPPGDAALMSHDTADAGAAPHDAMVFALRYLGLRDLLAVEMVCKSLHSAVRGDDSLWKCIHVEPVLSAKISDPDLLCLTQKIPGVLQCLNIDDCIHVTDKGLNALLGSNPKLMKLSIARCPRLTLDGLIANLKSFNMKEKSGIKSLRIDKNFNLPEQDYEELLSLLNIDKMQELHNRAPRFRHANHFLSGCEDGYALDIEMCPICQSYKLVFDCPEEGCSDRRSGNCRACEVCIKRCRQCGRCLERNEKFEEKFDLDYLCYKCRGDPASSLPVEKDLVSILSSGRIPSP; encoded by the exons ATGGCGCTGAATTACCACCCGTCGTGCTCCTTCCTGGCGAGCGACGACTGGTCGGCGGCCATGATGCGGGGCTGCGGCTGCTGGTCGGAGGAGGCCTCCCCGCTCTCCTCCATCGGGGTCAACTCCCTCTGGTGGGACGACTTCGAGGACCTCGACCCCGTCGACCTCCTCCCCACCGACCCCTTCGGGATGAACTTCGAGACCACGCTCACCGCCGCGCTCGCAACCTGCTCCGATCTCACCAACCTCCTCAACCAGGCTCTCGCGCTCACCGTCGACCCgctccgtggcggcggcg TTGCCTGCGGAGGCCCTTCTGTCGCCGCCTCTGCTCAGAGTCAGAGGCTGCCTCCCCTTGCAGAGCCGATTGCATCTCCCCCTGGCGATGCTGCATTGATGTCCCACGACACGGCTGATGCTGGTGCCGCGCCGCATGATGCCATGGTGTTTGCTCTCCGCTACCTCGGCCTCCGCGACCTcctggcggtggagatggtgtgCAAGTCCCTGCATTCCGCTGTCCGCGGCGACGACTCCCTGTGGAAGTGCATCCACGTGGAGCCGGTCCTCAGCGCCAAGATATCTGATCCCGATCTTCTGTGCCTCACGCAGAAGATACCCGGTGTTTTGCAGTGTCTGAATATCGACGACTGCATACATGTCACCGATAAGGGTCTGAATGCTCTTCTTGGAAGTAATCCCAAGTTAATGAAG TTGAGCATTGCGCGCTGCCCGAGGTTAACTTTAGATGGTCTTATTGCCAATCTCAAGTCATTCAATATGAAGGAAAAATCTGGTATCAAGAGCCTCAGAATTGATAAGAACTTCAATCTGCCAGAACAGGATTATGAGGAGTTATTATCCTTGTTGAACATCGACAAGATGCAGGAGTTGCACAACCGGGCTCCACGGTTCCGTCATGCTAACCATTTTTTATCAGGTTGCGAAGACGGATATGCTCTTGATATTGAGATGTGTCCTATATGTCAGAGCTACAAACTTGTTTTTGACTGCCCTGAAGAGGGGTGCAGTGACAGAAGATCTGGAAATTGCAGAGCATGCGAGGTTTGCATCAAGAGATGCAGGCAGTGTGGAAGGTGCTTAGAACGGAATGAGAAGTTTGAAGAGAAATTTGATCTGGACTACCTTTGCTACAAGTGTCGAGGGGATCCAGCTTCATCTCTTCCTGTGGAGAAGGATTTGGTCTCCATTTTATCCAGTGGAAGAATACCTTCTCCTTGA